A genomic window from Flintibacter sp. KGMB00164 includes:
- a CDS encoding zf-HC2 domain-containing protein: protein MISCERTWELLSQQLDEPLSPQEKQELEEHLAACPSCRKDKEELEQLDQALRNLGEMQAPADFTQRVMAQVQQTQSKPKVIPLWRRPQVRALAGLAACALLCIGIYRSLPQDGNLSGGMVTSGQGEVSSQSSGTADGSQSDSATQYGVDPAQAPDDGDSDSASVPQPRTADPQPEVESSGTQGSQSSGQTTPDSSVSGFEGQSGEPDAQNKAQISTASTQTVLVLYTMPDGVSDLLPALNEWSVDNEGNVSCTVTSQVLEQLCRILDEKKAEYTVTSTPWSETCIVRLGESGK from the coding sequence GTGATCTCGTGTGAACGCACCTGGGAACTGCTCAGCCAGCAGTTAGACGAACCCCTCTCCCCTCAGGAGAAGCAGGAGCTGGAGGAACATCTGGCCGCCTGTCCCTCCTGCCGCAAGGACAAGGAGGAGCTGGAACAGCTGGACCAGGCCCTGCGGAACCTGGGAGAGATGCAGGCTCCGGCAGACTTTACCCAGCGTGTGATGGCTCAGGTGCAGCAGACCCAGAGCAAGCCCAAGGTGATCCCCCTGTGGCGCCGGCCTCAGGTCCGGGCTTTGGCGGGATTGGCAGCCTGTGCCCTCCTTTGCATTGGCATTTACCGCTCCCTGCCCCAGGATGGGAATTTGAGCGGCGGCATGGTCACCTCCGGTCAGGGCGAAGTATCCTCCCAGTCGTCCGGCACTGCTGACGGCTCCCAGAGCGATTCTGCCACCCAATACGGTGTGGACCCCGCCCAGGCTCCCGACGATGGGGACAGCGATTCCGCTTCCGTCCCCCAGCCCCGCACCGCGGATCCCCAGCCGGAGGTAGAATCAAGCGGCACGCAGGGCTCTCAGTCCTCCGGCCAGACAACCCCCGACTCATCGGTCAGCGGTTTTGAGGGCCAGAGCGGTGAACCCGACGCGCAGAACAAGGCCCAGATTTCCACCGCATCCACTCAGACGGTCCTGGTGCTCTACACCATGCCGGATGGCGTCTCCGATCTGCTGCCCGCTCTGAATGAGTGGTCTGTGGACAACGAGGGAAACGTCAGCTGCACCGTGACCAGCCAGGTGCTGGAGCAGCTGTGCCGGATTTTAGATGAGAAGAAGGCGGAATACACCGTCACCTCCACCCCCTGGAGCGAAACCTGCATCGTCCGCCTGGGCGAAAGCGGAAAATAA
- a CDS encoding sigma-70 family RNA polymerase sigma factor, with amino-acid sequence MTEAELIARAKAGDPGAFEQLVLDNQNRVYSLALRMLGDPEDAQDAAQEAFLNAWRALPTFKGESSFSTWVYRLTSNACIDHLRRRKRRRDLEVASLTGEDGESDWEPADHQADPALQTERRMAQEAVEAGLQALPDHQREILVMRELSGLSYQEIGAALDLDLGTVKSRIARARLALKKILTAEGNFFASDTSTQKEGTKRR; translated from the coding sequence ATGACAGAAGCGGAGTTGATCGCCCGGGCCAAAGCAGGCGATCCAGGAGCCTTTGAACAGCTGGTGCTGGACAACCAAAACCGGGTGTATTCCCTGGCCCTGCGGATGCTGGGCGACCCGGAGGACGCCCAGGATGCAGCCCAGGAGGCCTTTCTCAATGCCTGGCGGGCTCTGCCCACCTTTAAGGGGGAGAGCAGCTTCTCCACCTGGGTATACCGTCTCACCAGCAACGCCTGCATCGACCATCTCCGCCGCCGCAAACGCCGCCGTGACCTGGAGGTCGCCTCCCTCACCGGAGAGGACGGCGAGAGCGACTGGGAACCCGCTGACCACCAGGCCGATCCCGCCCTTCAGACTGAGCGCCGCATGGCGCAGGAAGCGGTGGAGGCAGGCCTGCAAGCTCTCCCCGACCACCAGCGGGAGATTTTGGTCATGCGGGAGCTGTCCGGCCTGTCCTACCAGGAGATCGGAGCGGCGCTGGACCTGGACCTGGGCACGGTGAAATCCCGCATCGCCCGCGCCCGGCTGGCTTTGAAAAAAATTTTGACTGCGGAAGGGAACTTTTTTGCCTCCGACACGTCTACCCAAAAAGAAGGAACGAAACGGAGGTGA